A genomic segment from Branchiostoma floridae strain S238N-H82 chromosome 7, Bfl_VNyyK, whole genome shotgun sequence encodes:
- the LOC118420325 gene encoding poly [ADP-ribose] polymerase tankyrase-2-like, whose amino-acid sequence MAANKMVKDANKFLLDAAGNESVEGVNAALEAGADIDFDQLTNWSPGEDTSLPPCTALFIACLSGHVDVVKLLLRKGASVVGRTSGTKVPLHGAAANGRTEVVELLVRHGATLDVRDGFKNTPLMYAAASNHVDTVRRLIELGARPDITGGYIAQRLWKEVENPDTVEESVKLIHEARKTKLLRCCNPKCGKPGYRKTLKLCGRCKLTRYCSRDCQTQHWSVGHKKCCGHDVYTDDRPDPFQSVQKLLMYINEHEQKT is encoded by the exons ATGGCGGCTAACAAAATGGTGAAAGATGCAAATAAGTTTCTGTTGGATGCGGCGGGCAATGAATCAGTTGAAGGCGTCAACGCAGCATTGGAAGCTG gtgcagacattgactTTGATCAGCTGACCAACTGGAGCCCAGGCGAGGACACAAGTCTACCACCATGCACAGCATTGTTCATCGCTTGCCTCAGCGGACATGTAGATGTAGTTAAGctgctgctccgcaagggggcgtctgtGGTAGGGAGAACCTCGGGTACAAAGGTCCCCCTTCACGGCGCAGCGGCCAATG GGAGGACAGAAGTGGTGGAACTGCTGGTGCGTCATGGTGCAACATTAGACGTACGGGACGGCTTCAAGAACACACCACTCATGTATGCCGCTGCCAGCAACCATGTCGACACAGTTCGGCGACTGATTGAGCTTGGAGCGAGACCTGATATAACCGGCGGGTATATAGCCCAGAG GTTGTGGAAAGAAGTCGAAAACCCTGACACTGTGGAAGAGAGTGTAAAGCTGATACATGAGGCGAGGAAgaccaagctgttgagatgctgcaaccctaagtgtggcaaaccaggctacag gaaaaccctgaagttgtgtggccggtgcaagctgacccgctactgcagccgtgactgtcagacacaacactggtctgtcggacacaagaagtgctgtgggcatgacgtgTACACTGACGATCGACCAGACCCCTTCCAATCGGTGCAAAAATTGCTAATGTACATTAATGAACATGAACAAAAAACATGA